Within Bactrocera dorsalis isolate Fly_Bdor unplaced genomic scaffold, ASM2337382v1 BdCtg033, whole genome shotgun sequence, the genomic segment GAAAACCGgtgttgcaattttaaattaatagaatACAAAACTAAAGCGGCTAATTAAAGGAAAGAAGCATTGAAATGTTTGGCGCTAGCTCCACACCTCAGCAGCGGCTTCTTCACATGGATAACCCTCTCTACGCAATCCTGCAATTCATCTGGGATTTACTCGTGTTTCTCGTAAAAACCATCTTTTTTACCACACAAACCATATATTATTCACTACTTCCAAATTATTTGAGGAAAATGAAGGTGTGTATAAACTTTacagaaaatattcataatattgtatatacaacCCATGATACACGGAAGAGTTTAGCCACAAACTTGTCACACATCTAATATAGGCTAAATAGTGATACACATTAATAGTTTGGAAAGTTTATATGAAAAATCTGTAAATGAAAGCTGGTATGCTCCTAGgggattttaattaattcgcTCAAAATCAACAGAGTGTGAGCTAAATTAACTTTTTCACCTAAGGACTTCTGCACGAATGTTCGCGTATAGAAATTTCTGAGAATTTTTGTGAGAATGAATATGCTTTACCAAATCGTATGTTGGTTATTTAGCATACTAAATAATGACAGTGACGGTGCCGAGTCAATATCAATGCGGATACCACAAATGGAAGGAAATACGCAAATAATCCATATATAAACGCTCAAAATCAATTAGTATTCCAAAAGTATCCGAGGAAACCAATTTTTTAGTGCCTTTTGTATATTAAGTTGTGTACCCGGcatgcatatttttatactcgcaATATGTTGTGCAGAGCGCTAATGTGTTTCCTTCACCTAACGGCTTATGGTTTAAAAATGAGCAAAATCAGCCTACAGTCGCGCTTACTTTCTATAAAACGCTATTTGACGTTGCGAACAaacctttaaattttttaatgcagaatacatgtacatatgtatatacttttgaatatgaaaatactTTTGATGCTCTTAATAACTAACATTTAACGAATTATTTTCCTGGTataagaacaaaaaattaaccgatatgaaaaatatatgtacgcaTTTGAGTACAGAAAAATGGATGTGAAAGGTTTTTCAAACTCGAGAAAGACCCTTAAAACAcagatgaaaatataaaaatgcaaattctttgtAACCCGAAAAACTGTCAAACAATCCGCAACCTCTTCCAATTTGTCTGAAACATTCCATAATATCGGCACACTGTTGCCGAGCAAATagatttttaaagtttaaaaacagTTTCAAGCTCATAATTATGAAATGCCAATCGCTACAATGAATGCTTTGATATTCATATTCCAAtacatataaaagcaaaaaagctGGTAGTAAGTAGTATTAACaactttcactttttattatcGAAATTagctatgcatacatatacacatatttatatattatatttagcatTATAAAGATTAAATATTTGATACTactttacgtacatatgtatacacacgtatatatatatatatatatttactacaaCTGTACTGTACATCAATATATTCGCAatattatgtactatatatatattcggAAACATTCATAATTACATTCCCGTTCAAATTGTAGAATGTTTCAGGACAAGTAGTACTGATCACCGGCGGTGGAGGAGGAGTAGGACGCTTGTTGTCCCTGAACTTTGCCAAACAAAATGCTCGTGTGGTCATATGGGACATCAACCAAGAAGGTATGAGAAAATGTCTTAGTCAATGTATTCTTAAACTCGTATTAGTTAACACTAATTTTCGgagtattataaatattattctgATACaatgcttaaatttttaattggaaaacTTAAACGTGTAAccgaaacaaattcaaatttttaaacaataaatccACTTTTTTCATCAGCTATCAAAACTACCATAGATTTGCTCGCCCGAAATGGGTATACTTGTAAAGGATATGTAGTTGATATATCTGACCGTGATCAAGTGTATGAGCGAGCGGCACAAACTATTAACGAAATAGGTAATATCGATATACTATGCAATAATGCTGGTGTCGTTTGCTGCCGCCCATTCTGGGATTTACCTGATCGTGTTATACAGAATACATATAACATTAACATAATTTCCCACTATTGGACAGTGAAAGCATTTCTTCCGCAAATGATGCAAAATAACAGGGGTCACATTGTGACTGTGGGTTCAGTGACTGGCATGTTAGGCACTTACGGTTGTAGTGATTATAGTGCAACAAAATTTGCCTGCGTTGGGTTTCATGAAAGCCTATTAACCGATTTAAAAACACACGGATATGATGGCATACACATGACATTGATTTGTCCTTATTATATCAACACCGGTATGTTCTCAGGCGTACGACCACGAATGTTTCCAATGTTGCATCCACAGTATGTTGCTGACCGCATACTTGAAGCTATCCGAAAGAACGAAGTATGGTGTGTGCTACCTCATACTATACGGGTACTTACTCCACTCAAATGGTAagctattcaaaaaaaaatctagtatgtttttttaaattccacGTACACTCTTCTTAACAGTCTATTGCCTGCGAAAGTGTGCTGGGAACTAATGTCTAGAGTTATCCGTGGACCAGAATCAATGATGATGTTTCAAGGGCGGGGCAGAGTTCCCGCAGGTTAAGATAATGGCGGAATAAATCGATTTAtgttgtaaattaaattaaaatcaacattttaaaaattcttatttatttaactctAAGTTAAACCGAAATACGAATATGGTTTAAGGATCCTTTTGCAAGGATGGTTAGCAGCCATCTGTCGATTATTACTATTTATTGCTTTGCAGTCGAAGgagtttttcaacaaaaatttttattttattgaaaatgcttGTTGAAaaggtatatgtacataagtatgaatgcttttatgttttttctacatatatttcaaaagcATCGCAGATGCACAAAAAACATTAGTAAATTAAAGAATGTTTAATCTATACACGATTAGCATATGTTATAATTATttggtatttatgtatgtttaataaagaaaaaattagagTGGCTGAAAATACAAACGCAATTACCAAATCTAGTGGAATATTTGTGTGCATATGATCGACACTGCCTTCTTTACTTTAGGCATAGGGCTAATAAGTTTAACGGCATGTGTGTTAGCTTCTAAGTTGATTCTTTCAATGCATTGAAGTTTTGGTAGTCGTAAATTATGTACTGTGATTTTACTACATGAAATTCTAAAGTTTTCAGCTTTATTATCATATCAATgggaatattttcaaatcataCTTATTGTTCTTGCCCACGGtagaattttgaagaaaaacacattattaaaaaatcaaaattttatttaacgctTAACGGACTTTTCAGGTCTATTCCCTGGTAGTAAACAATGTTGAAATCTTACATTAATTACACAGATTTTTATTATGATCGACTAGACATTAAATATAGCTTTCTCTCGCATAGGGCTAATGAGATACAAAGTTCCTTAGTTGCCATACATATTCTTTTAATGTATTTGACTTTCGAGGTATTTTTCTGCGATTTCACCCTTCAAagttaaaataaagctttataatatgtatatgttgaagtttttccACTTTTTGTAACTATTCCGTGCACATCTCATATTCTGTCATCACAAATCTTGCCATCAGACTATGACGCCTCCGATTACTCAGA encodes:
- the LOC105229342 gene encoding epidermal retinol dehydrogenase 2, with product MFGASSTPQQRLLHMDNPLYAILQFIWDLLVFLVKTIFFTTQTIYYSLLPNYLRKMKNVSGQVVLITGGGGGVGRLLSLNFAKQNARVVIWDINQEAIKTTIDLLARNGYTCKGYVVDISDRDQVYERAAQTINEIGNIDILCNNAGVVCCRPFWDLPDRVIQNTYNINIISHYWTVKAFLPQMMQNNRGHIVTVGSVTGMLGTYGCSDYSATKFACVGFHESLLTDLKTHGYDGIHMTLICPYYINTGMFSGVRPRMFPMLHPQYVADRILEAIRKNEVWCVLPHTIRVLTPLKCLLPAKVCWELMSRVIRGPESMMMFQGRGRVPAG